TGGGATTTTATGAAACGAGTCAACGCTTCtcattttttcttcctctgcccTGATTCTGGTTGACTCTCTGTTATTCTTTCTTCCTCCCCTCAGGCCGACCATGAAAGTAATAAATGACAAGGTTTTCAAAGTGATCACCCCAAGTGACCCCCAATGTGCTTGTTTTCAACTCAAGTCagttatcacgttttggaaccaCGGGGCTCGGTTTAGATAAACAaaaatggggatttttttttttttttttttaaatgtcactaTTTCTACTGCTATTCAGTATTCTAATGTATATTGGCTCGGGGTACATTGCCTTGTCATTGCATTAAATTTGGGCCATATCCCAGCATGCACCTGAGTGACTTGTGAATTATTCATGACAGAACgtcaaagggggggaaaaaaatgtcaccagATGAAATAAGGCACTTTTAAAGTAAAGCAAAATAAGACGGTGTGGGACGTAAATAATGTAACCTTTTGACATGAGGGGAATTACGATTCGAAAAAAAATTTTATGCAGTTTTACAACGCATCAAAATAACATGCTGCCAGTGTCAATCAAATCTTAAACTACATTATGTTCCATTGGGATACACAAAATTATGTTAGTCAACTCTCTGTTTGCAGAATAGATCAAGTTGATTTATAACAGTGGCTACGTGATAACATGGGTCAAAATAGGCATCACATTCACCAGTTTTAATTACAACCACAACGTGATATTTACTTATAAAACTGCAATTCACAACCACAAACTaataaaatcagcaaaaaaaatcaacatctgCATGTTAGTTAACCCTTTTTATTGAATGCTTGGAATGGTCTTCACTCGAACAGGTCTAATTCAGATGTTACATTACCTTTCAAACCTTTAATTGTGGAAAAATTGTCCCATGACTGATCATGTGCGTAAGCTAATATGCTTTCCTGACGTGTGTTTGTccttggaagtaaatgaaactaTTGCTAATGGACGGccagaaaaagcacaaaaagcaATTTAAGTTACAACAACCCAAAAACATGACGACTCGGTATTGCAAAAGCCCTCAATTTTTGTGAGCGCCAACACCAATGTAGACTTTAGCCTTGGTTTCAATGCGCGTTATTGTTCTGGAAAGAAGATCAACTCCTTGATATCTATCACACAGCTTCAAGTGTCAATCTACAGGTTCTTATACATATATGCTAACAGCCAGTCCTTAACGACTTTATTCAACAGTTTCAGTATGAATGTGCAAAAAGGTGGGCATGACAACTGTAACCTCTTTATAGTCATGTATTAGACGGTGTGAGGCACGGCGGGGTTTTGGGtacaagtatttaaaaaaaaaaaaaaaaaaaaaaatcgaataaaaCTGCAGTTTATTTTGGGTCTGCCACAGCTTGTCTCCACTTCCACAGCTCAGCAATAACCTAAAAGATGACGGGAAAAAACTTCTGACTTAAACGCCGCATtaacaataaacataaatgtGCCAAATATGCACACCCTACCTTGGCATCAGAGACTTTATACGAATTTTTCACGAAGTTCTCAAATTTGGGCTGAGCTTTGGGCAGCATTACACCCTAAAACAGAATCAAAATTCACATACCGTACAAGACTAATGGCATagtagaaaaacaaacatgagtGTGACATCACCAACCTTTTTCACTGTCTCAGTCATTTTTGCCTGGATCTCAGGAAGCGTCAAAGTTTCCTTGGGAGTTGTTGGGCTTTTTGgtgatctttctttttttgcgggAGGCTTCACCTTCAAAGAGCAGGAGATGATGAAATGATAGTTTAATTGTAAATTTAATAATCTTGTTGGATTCTGTTGATTTTCAAAGGATTCAACTGCTCGAATAACTTAAAAGGTATACTGTACTTTtactaactcatttgctcccaatgacgtgtaaatacgtttttttttatgttttaagtgtcccaaagacgtatttatacgttttttttgtttttaaaatgctagagcatacagaaggctttgatgcagcctcaacagcaaagaacggttgcagaaatggtaattacacaaacggccagcaagtggcagcagagcaaaggcgatcaaccagggccatgttggaaaaaaagctatACATTAGCATTTATCAGTTTATGATATTCAGAGGACAAgtgataaataaaatgaatcagaCCATAAACAAATCTATGCTAATGCTGTTAAGTTAATAACAGTTTGGAAAAGAGAACAAAGAGCGAGTCGTGGTGGGGATCGTGTCAGTTACCTTCTTTGAGGCTGGAGTGCTGGCTTTTACGCTTTTGCCATTCTGCCTGGATTTTGGTGCGGGCTTTGCCTGTTAAATATGCAGCAGCTAGTGAAAAAACGGAACCAAGATCAGACCAAGCTCAACTGGATATTCGCTCACCTTGACAGGTTTTTTCCCcgcctgctcctcctcctcatcatcatcatcatcgtcgtcgtcatagtCGTCGTCATCCCTAAATTAAACACATATAATTCCTCAGGAAATGTCAATTATGTGATATTTCAATTCCACTCAAAGAATAAAAGTTAGTAATGTAACATGAATTTGCCGAATACGCACTCGTCATCTTCGtcgtcatcatcttcatccGCATCAACTTccagctttatttttttctgcacacCCAACAGCACATTTCAGTCAACAACAAACCATAAAAgcattgaacattaaaaaaaggtaGCAAATTTGATCCTCTCGTATAACCGATTCAGAATTCCTAGTAAAAATTGGTCGAAGTTTAAGCACTGATttcacccaaaatggctgccttaaaacaaaaatattttgcatcCTGTTGTAAAAGAAATCTATAACCAATTTTGTGTCAGCCAGTATTCCAGACAGTTGACGTGGATGGATGTCGTGATACAACTCTAGTTAAGccaaattttcagcagtaatttTGCTCATGGTTAATAATCAAGTCCGAGTCCATACAATGGGAGCACGTGGCATAGTCAATGCCATTATTAACAAACCTCAGACTTGGAAGCAGGAGAGACGGCCGGTCTTTTCTTCGACACTTtcacctcttcctcttcttcctcctcctcatcttcttcGTCGTCATCATCTTCAAACGACTGATCGGATTCCATCACTTTAGCGGGAATTCAGAAGAGTTAGCATCTATGCAGTATTTAAATTAACAAAATACCAATTTCATTTAGGCCATTTTATTCCAGCAACGCGTGCAAAATGCACTTACTGAGTAGATGCTGCCCGCTGATGTGGATAGGACCAGAGCCAGATTTCAGACGGAAAATTACAGGGGGTGTAATGGTGAAACCGCCGAGACACACCTGCGAAAAAGAGCACAATCAGTTAAAACACCGTGCGTGTTGTGTTGGCACTTGTGGATGTTCTTCCCAGTTAGCACATCCTTTTAGCAAACTTCTTTTGCAACACATCTAtatagtatttttatattctgtacttttaaaaaaaatctcccatatcctcatttgctcccaataacgtgtaaatacgttttttttgtttatgttttaagtgtcccaaagacgcatttatgttttttttttttatgctagagcatacagaaggcttgatgcagcctctcaactgcaaagaatggttgcagaaatggtagttattacacaaacggccagcaggtggcagcagagcaaatgagatcaacca
The Festucalex cinctus isolate MCC-2025b chromosome 18, RoL_Fcin_1.0, whole genome shotgun sequence genome window above contains:
- the npm1a gene encoding nucleophosmin 1a, which codes for MNGLDEIPMPPQTFLYGCVLQSGKDVLFNPDDDGYDHQLDLRMACTDPATKDELHLVEVEGRDAHGEKVAAVLVSLKPSTLPSVCLGGFTITPPVIFRLKSGSGPIHISGQHLLMMESDQSFEDDDDEEDEEEEEEEEVKVSKKRPAVSPASKSEKKIKLEVDADEDDDDEDDEDDDDYDDDDDDDDEEEEQAGKKPVKAKPAPKSRQNGKSVKASTPASKKVKPPAKKERSPKSPTTPKETLTLPEIQAKMTETVKKGVMLPKAQPKFENFVKNSYKVSDAKVIAELWKWRQAVADPK